Within the Macrobrachium rosenbergii isolate ZJJX-2024 chromosome 25, ASM4041242v1, whole genome shotgun sequence genome, the region ATTTCACTACTGCTAGTGGATGAGCTTGAACCATTCGAATCAGTAGGCAAGGCAACGGCACCTAGGCTAGAATCGTTCCTTGGACCCTCAACCTCTGAAAAACTGGTTTCTTCAAAAGTTGTTCTGACTACGTCCTCATAGGCTGGAGGAGATTCAGAATATACCAGAGGTATATCCGCATTTGTGCTACTTGAAACACTGCCTCCATGGCTGGGAAAGCTGGGGGCAGAGGAGGACTCGGAAGTAAAAGGTTTCCAACACACCTCCACAGTAGTGCAGACTAATATGATAACCAGAAGAACCATAAATGATTCTGGAAAAGAGCAGAATGCAATATTAGTAAGATGACAGCAAAGAAATGAACAAGGTATCAGGCTTAGACCACGAACAAATAACAATCTATCATTTTGGTCAGGTGGTCATTACAAGGAATATCTAAAACACAATAACAGAAGCAGTATATTATTACTACCAAAGCCTCAGATGTACCACATTTAAATCGTGGAATTCTGAATATTGTTGGTACAATTGATGCCTCACCAAACCTTATGGAATGAGGAGAACATCTgttaattctttttcctctttcacttAAGGCACGTTGGCAAGACAGTGAatgaacaacagcaacaatgttAATAGCAATTCTTCAAACTCATTTTATGATGCGGCTGTGTCTCTTCTTTTTCGCAAATCATAAAtccttgctttttctttcttgtgaCCTCTTGCCTCTGTTAACATCATTGCTAAATTTTTCAACCTTCCCTCACCCAAGAAGCGATTCCTGTAGAAGGAGCCATCGGTGAAGATCCACACCAGGGCCAAGATAATGAGAAGACCTGACACTACGAAGATGGTGATCAAGCGAATAACTTTTACctgaaataaatacagaattataAGAGTTCCAAAATATCCTCAAGTGATTCAAGCTGTCCACAGCCATGAAACTGTTATATATTCACAGCTTTTTATATCTATATGCAACATAAGTAATTATTCATCTACATTAAATTTTACTGTAAGATGGGCTCCAAATGAGTTGAGATGCCGTAAtgaaatttatgcatttattttgttaaaacttGGAAACCTTGATATGCCATACAAATTACCGAaaatctcctaaaataatagtaaactgaGCTTACTTAAAGCGTTTAATACTGAGACAGTTAAGcggtataagaaataaaacattatgGTAATCCAGAGACGTCTGAATGCAATACAGAAATTGATCAAATCGTGGTCTGTTCCCTTTGTTAAAACCTACAATTCATTTAAATGACTTGCAAAgttatttaaattacataattatcgaaGTAAACAAATGAGCCATATGCTTCTGATGACTACGAAGACGGCAGGTtgcgaagacaaaaaaaataaaagaaacacacacacgcgacGCCTCCGGAGACCGTTAAATACAATTTTCAGACTTTTTAGGTGAAGTTTTATCTTTCAATTTATACTTTATCAAGACAGACACCCTTATAGGTGAGAAGTTATTCTGCCGTCTGAAGAGATAACGAAGATGAGAGATAAGGGAGAATTGTCggttatttcctttaatttctgaGAATCAAGATTAACgagaaatttttacaaatatttttgaggCTGACTGAAGTTCTCCTTCAATCCAATTTAAATGCAGCCATGCATATTATACATTTCATCACAAGATATATAGTCTCTATCAGGGCACTGGCTGCTAAGACCTTAGCCAGCAGAAAAATAAGCGTTTTActcttcatttgaaaaaaataaaactgaccgTTTTAAAGCAATCCCAGACACTAAAAATCAGTCAAGCAATATTCAAGCAAAATCAGTTACTGCATTTCCATTCTTTATTACACAGTCAGTCGGCGAACATTAAAGTGTTAAAGCCCTGTTCCATTGACTACAGGTACGAGAACGTATGACTAATATTTACATTAGGAAGCGGTTACCGACAGTATGGTCTTAAGACAGAAGGCAGGA harbors:
- the LOC136852617 gene encoding uncharacterized protein; its protein translation is MQEGWVKVIRLITIFVVSGLLIILALVWIFTDGSFYRNRFLESFMVLLVIILVCTTVEVCWKPFTSESSSAPSFPSHGGSVSSSTNADIPLVYSESPPAYEDVVRTTFEETSFSEVEGPRNDSSLGAVALPTDSNGSSSSTSSSEMTNDGRSLSRGVLLRTEETHDDFQEVYIPRRYSPFFSEEGPVPGSPTTSRELQLAVDCLPTYEEAVCTLQLQSRDPSGSDTSVQNSNLILFM